A genomic region of Caulobacter sp. NIBR2454 contains the following coding sequences:
- a CDS encoding TonB-dependent receptor domain-containing protein, translated as MKTKSMRERLLASSMICGAAFAAFSATAAYAQDDTAVEEIVVTGSRIARPDLVSSSPIATVGEKELQQQGVVNTENLLNTLPQAVPGVTSTVNNGSGGAATVNLRGLGPVRTLVLVDGKRQTPTSQSGVVDINLIPPALIQNVEVVTGGASAVYGSDAISGVVNFVLKKDFEGFQFTAGYQNTDDLDAPIYSIDATMGANFDDGRGNVVLSLGYNDREPLTQGKRGGLLATSWGEPSAAQRAAGLKLIPSGSNSQEDGRVNGYVSGKFPIIPGAPAASSTSALFLPNGDVRAYAGAPDNYNFAPLNYLQTPQERYSVTSLGRYQLNDTIEAFAKGNFVYSSVATQLAETPVGNRTFRFTLDNNPFLTPAAKTALNNLGSTASYSVPASAPWATGTYADVDSDGDGLFDTVTGVFNRRLSEVGPRFQQYNFYGFQTQLGLRGDLAAINGGWEGYIQYGNTHGSSSLLGDVSLQRIQQGLLLNATGTGCADPSNGCVPINLFGRGRMSADAANFIKTRIETSQDYEQLVSAFFVNGNTDNFFTLPAGGIGFAMGAEYRYESFDFRPSQDLATGNVAGFNAQPPVSGDFDTYELYGETLIPLLKDLPFAKSVNLELAGRIADYSSQNKLTKTFKVAGDWEIYDDLRLRASFNRAIRTPSVGELFAPLSNGFPTATDPCSALGAPNAAIRQACINSGLAPNLVGALNANPQTQTLNGGNVNLEPEVAETFTAGFVYQPSFIPRLAVTVDYYDISIEKVITSFGGSTQSIMNICYGTFNGNQNSPYCQAIRRLPNGTIDFVQAENVNGGFLKTQGIDIGVSYRFDLTDVGLPDMGGVSIKSLYSNSWKNSFQPDENAAAKNCIDRFGSTCGNTNINPQGVPLPRHKLRTAINWSYENVGLNLVWSFLDDVKDGNDASNFIVEKITAKNYIDLSADWRVTDNVNLTGGVRNLTQEDYPILAGNASPSNSGYPAVYDVLGRMFFINATLKY; from the coding sequence TTGAAGACCAAGTCCATGCGTGAGCGCCTGCTCGCGTCTTCCATGATTTGCGGAGCGGCTTTCGCCGCCTTCTCGGCTACGGCGGCTTACGCGCAAGACGACACCGCGGTCGAAGAGATCGTCGTTACTGGCTCGCGCATCGCCCGCCCTGACCTCGTCTCGTCGAGCCCCATCGCCACGGTTGGCGAGAAGGAGCTCCAGCAGCAAGGCGTTGTGAACACCGAAAACCTGCTGAACACCCTGCCGCAAGCGGTTCCGGGCGTGACCTCGACCGTGAACAACGGTTCGGGAGGCGCGGCCACCGTGAACCTTCGTGGCCTGGGCCCGGTCCGCACCCTGGTGCTGGTCGATGGCAAGCGCCAGACCCCGACCTCGCAGTCGGGCGTGGTCGATATCAACCTGATCCCGCCGGCGCTGATCCAGAATGTGGAAGTCGTCACCGGCGGCGCTTCGGCCGTGTACGGCTCGGACGCCATCTCGGGCGTCGTCAACTTCGTGCTGAAGAAGGACTTCGAGGGCTTCCAGTTCACCGCCGGCTATCAAAACACCGACGATCTGGACGCGCCGATCTACAGCATCGACGCCACCATGGGCGCCAACTTCGACGACGGCCGGGGCAACGTGGTCCTATCGCTCGGCTACAACGACCGTGAGCCCCTCACTCAAGGCAAGCGCGGCGGCCTGCTCGCCACCTCCTGGGGCGAGCCTTCGGCGGCGCAACGCGCTGCTGGTCTCAAGCTGATCCCGTCGGGCTCCAACAGCCAGGAAGACGGTCGGGTCAATGGCTACGTTTCCGGCAAGTTCCCGATCATCCCGGGCGCCCCGGCGGCGAGCTCCACCTCGGCCCTGTTCCTGCCCAATGGCGACGTGCGCGCCTATGCCGGCGCTCCGGACAACTACAACTTCGCGCCGCTCAACTACCTGCAAACGCCGCAAGAGCGTTATTCGGTCACCTCCCTGGGCCGTTATCAGCTCAACGACACCATCGAAGCCTTCGCCAAGGGCAACTTCGTCTATTCGTCGGTCGCCACCCAGCTGGCCGAAACGCCGGTGGGCAACCGCACCTTCCGCTTCACCCTGGACAACAACCCGTTCCTGACCCCGGCCGCCAAGACCGCGCTGAATAATCTGGGCTCCACGGCCTCCTACTCGGTTCCGGCGAGCGCGCCGTGGGCCACCGGCACCTATGCCGACGTGGACTCCGACGGCGACGGCCTGTTCGACACCGTCACGGGCGTGTTCAACCGCCGCCTGTCCGAAGTCGGTCCGCGCTTCCAGCAGTACAACTTCTATGGCTTCCAGACCCAGCTGGGCCTGCGTGGCGACTTGGCGGCCATCAACGGCGGCTGGGAAGGCTACATCCAGTACGGCAACACTCACGGCTCGAGCTCTCTGCTCGGCGACGTGAGCCTGCAGCGCATCCAGCAGGGTCTGCTGCTGAACGCCACCGGCACCGGTTGCGCTGATCCGTCGAACGGCTGCGTTCCGATCAACCTCTTCGGCCGCGGCCGCATGAGCGCGGATGCCGCCAACTTCATCAAGACCCGCATCGAGACGTCTCAGGACTACGAGCAGCTCGTCAGCGCGTTCTTCGTGAATGGCAACACCGACAACTTCTTCACCCTGCCGGCTGGCGGCATCGGCTTCGCCATGGGCGCCGAGTACCGCTACGAGAGCTTCGACTTCCGTCCGTCCCAGGATCTGGCCACGGGCAACGTGGCGGGCTTCAACGCCCAGCCGCCGGTCTCCGGCGACTTTGACACCTATGAGCTGTACGGCGAGACCCTGATCCCGCTGTTGAAGGACCTGCCGTTCGCCAAGTCGGTGAACCTTGAACTGGCCGGCCGCATCGCCGACTACTCGAGCCAGAACAAGCTGACCAAGACCTTCAAGGTCGCCGGCGATTGGGAAATCTACGACGACCTGCGTCTGCGCGCCTCGTTCAACCGCGCCATCCGCACGCCGTCAGTGGGTGAACTGTTCGCTCCCCTGAGCAACGGCTTCCCGACCGCGACCGATCCGTGCTCGGCGCTGGGCGCTCCGAACGCGGCGATCCGTCAGGCCTGCATCAACTCGGGTCTGGCTCCCAATCTGGTCGGCGCGCTCAACGCGAACCCTCAGACCCAGACGCTCAACGGCGGCAACGTCAACCTCGAGCCCGAAGTCGCCGAGACGTTCACGGCTGGCTTCGTCTACCAGCCGTCGTTCATTCCGCGCCTGGCGGTGACTGTCGACTATTACGACATCTCGATCGAGAAGGTGATCACCAGCTTCGGCGGCTCGACGCAGAGCATCATGAACATCTGCTACGGCACGTTCAACGGCAACCAGAACTCGCCGTACTGCCAAGCGATCCGTCGCCTGCCCAACGGGACGATCGACTTCGTCCAGGCCGAAAACGTCAATGGCGGCTTCCTGAAGACGCAAGGCATCGACATCGGCGTCAGCTACCGCTTCGATCTGACGGACGTGGGTCTGCCGGACATGGGCGGCGTATCGATCAAGTCGCTGTACTCCAACAGCTGGAAGAACAGCTTCCAGCCTGACGAGAATGCGGCGGCCAAGAACTGCATCGACCGGTTCGGTTCGACCTGCGGCAACACCAACATCAACCCGCAGGGCGTGCCGCTGCCGCGTCACAAGCTGCGTACGGCCATCAACTGGTCGTATGAAAATGTCGGCCTGAACCTCGTCTGGAGCTTCCTGGACGACGTGAAGGACGGCAACGACGCCAGCAACTTCATCGTGGAGAAGATCACCGCGAAGAACTACATCGACCTGTCGGCCGATTGGCGCGTGACGGACAACGTCAACCTGACCGGCGGCGTGCGTAACCTGACCCAGGAAGACTACCCGATCCTGGCGGGCAACGCCTCGCCGTCGAACAGCGGCTACCCGGCCGTCTATGACGTCCTGGGCCGGATGTTCTTCATCAACGCCACGCTCAAGTACTAG
- a CDS encoding winged helix-turn-helix domain-containing protein: protein MASYSRSREIDLLGETPFVVGRLSVRPRTLEIEGPEGKVTVEPRVMSVLIALYRARGETLSRDEMNAVCWMGRVVSLDAQTQAVARLRKVLAQDPTVEIETVSKIGYRLRVTHEERRSADLKLDRPAAARPGLRRFPLWASAAVGASAAAAAFAVIWMVSGFAPAPRVSQEDRAEVALSPDGMMRAFASAPRGSAQRDIYLHVMATGLPVRLTRTDADEYGPVWSPSGDRLAFVRKTADDDCLILTALVQDRSERVVGRCMAAATTRLTWADGDTLISSDRAEKSGVRRIVVLDVRQHEGADAFQLAALNRQSIKPSI, encoded by the coding sequence ATGGCGTCATACTCGCGCTCGCGTGAGATCGATCTTCTTGGCGAAACTCCATTCGTCGTCGGCCGCCTTTCTGTTCGCCCCCGTACGCTTGAAATTGAAGGTCCCGAGGGCAAGGTCACCGTCGAGCCCCGGGTGATGAGCGTGCTGATCGCGCTCTACCGCGCCAGGGGCGAAACCCTCAGCCGCGATGAGATGAACGCCGTCTGCTGGATGGGCAGGGTTGTGTCTCTCGACGCTCAGACCCAGGCGGTCGCGCGCCTTCGCAAGGTGCTGGCTCAAGACCCTACGGTTGAGATCGAGACGGTCAGCAAGATCGGCTATCGCCTGCGGGTGACGCATGAGGAAAGGCGATCAGCTGATCTGAAGCTTGATCGCCCCGCCGCGGCGCGGCCTGGGCTGCGAAGGTTTCCATTGTGGGCTTCAGCCGCCGTCGGCGCCTCGGCCGCCGCTGCTGCTTTCGCTGTCATCTGGATGGTTTCGGGCTTCGCGCCGGCGCCCCGAGTAAGCCAAGAGGATAGGGCAGAGGTCGCCCTGTCTCCTGACGGTATGATGCGCGCCTTCGCCAGCGCCCCGCGGGGCAGCGCCCAACGCGACATCTATCTGCATGTCATGGCGACGGGTCTTCCTGTGCGGCTTACACGCACGGATGCCGATGAGTACGGCCCGGTTTGGTCGCCGAGCGGCGATCGCCTGGCCTTCGTCCGCAAGACGGCTGACGACGATTGCCTGATACTGACCGCCCTTGTGCAGGACCGTTCAGAGAGGGTGGTGGGCCGTTGCATGGCCGCCGCGACAACCCGACTGACCTGGGCCGATGGCGATACCTTGATCTCCTCGGACCGGGCCGAGAAAAGCGGCGTGCGCCGCATCGTGGTTCTGGACGTCCGCCAACATGAAGGCGCGGATGCGTTTCAATTGGCGGCCTTGAATCGCCAGAGCATCAAGCCGTCTATCTAA
- a CDS encoding helix-turn-helix domain-containing protein, giving the protein MNQNRSPMAPIDAEEDIEREPAKAVLVERAFGQGARKCAKRASSPFRQSNVSESSAFRQDAEAQSHRPSTRSLGRERRGSSKMFDSEMDSAAQRSGKQIDELLSCIAPDHESRDLTPRSVQKFHIMAVRAGVGRHDGLLWPAFSLVRQAAALKITACRFDGASFEGLLDAGAVSLIAPGACIESEWASRPQAHYIHFADDDVEEALARSGRGRTPQLQSDILVDDGILRGLAGNLVLEAEQGWRNGEMFGEWLAMATLERAVQVNVQESQPRSDGTGKLSARQLARVLGMIESRIDQDVSLTELADAAGLSRYHFARCFRGSLGVSPVQHVINRRLERASKLLTASRMPVIEVALACGYDNTSNFARAFKQRYGVTPTQFARQ; this is encoded by the coding sequence TTGAACCAAAACCGCAGCCCAATGGCGCCGATTGACGCAGAGGAAGATATCGAGCGGGAGCCGGCGAAGGCTGTTCTGGTCGAGCGCGCTTTCGGACAGGGCGCTCGGAAGTGCGCAAAACGTGCTTCGTCACCCTTTCGACAGAGCAATGTCAGTGAATCGTCAGCTTTCCGTCAGGACGCAGAGGCCCAATCGCATCGACCATCAACCCGTTCGCTGGGGCGTGAACGTAGAGGTTCAAGCAAGATGTTCGACAGTGAGATGGATAGCGCGGCGCAGCGCAGCGGAAAGCAGATCGATGAACTGCTGTCCTGTATCGCTCCTGACCATGAAAGCCGTGATCTGACGCCGCGGTCGGTGCAAAAGTTCCACATCATGGCAGTCCGTGCGGGCGTCGGCCGACATGATGGCCTGCTCTGGCCGGCGTTCTCGCTCGTGCGCCAGGCGGCGGCCCTCAAGATCACCGCCTGCCGCTTTGACGGGGCCAGCTTTGAGGGGTTGCTGGACGCGGGCGCCGTCTCGCTGATCGCGCCCGGCGCATGCATCGAGTCCGAATGGGCATCGAGGCCTCAGGCCCACTACATCCACTTCGCCGATGACGATGTCGAAGAGGCCCTGGCGCGCAGCGGTCGTGGACGGACCCCTCAACTTCAGTCGGATATTCTGGTCGATGACGGCATCCTGCGCGGCCTCGCCGGTAACCTCGTGCTTGAGGCCGAGCAAGGGTGGCGCAATGGCGAGATGTTCGGCGAATGGCTAGCCATGGCGACCCTGGAGCGAGCCGTGCAGGTCAATGTGCAGGAATCGCAACCGCGCTCCGACGGAACCGGCAAGCTCAGCGCTCGTCAGCTGGCGCGCGTGCTTGGGATGATCGAATCCCGCATTGACCAGGATGTCAGCCTGACTGAGCTGGCCGATGCTGCTGGCCTCAGCCGCTATCACTTCGCCCGTTGCTTCCGCGGGTCGCTGGGCGTGTCGCCGGTGCAGCACGTGATCAATCGCCGCCTGGAGCGGGCGAGCAAGCTGCTCACCGCCAGTCGCATGCCGGTCATCGAGGTGGCTCTGGCTTGTGGCTACGACAACACGTCGAACTTCGCGCGCGCGTTCAAGCAACGCTATGGCGTCACGCCGACCCAGTTCGCACGTCAGTAG
- a CDS encoding aldehyde dehydrogenase (NADP(+)), translating into MTIAGNLLIGATAVRGANGEIRGIEAATGAEMEPAFGGATAADLDKAAALAEAAFDIYRETSLEERAKFLEAIAQNILDLGDDLIVRAMAETGLPRGRLEGERGRTVGQLRLFAGVVRDGGFLDVRIDKALPDRAPAPRPDLRLRNIAIGPVGVFGASNFPLAFSVAGGDTASALAAGCPVIVKAHSAHPGTSELVGLAVQKAVADCGLPEGVFSLLFDSGRDVGQGLVADARIKAVGFTGSRGGGTALMKIAAARPEPIPVYAEMSSINPVVLFPNALAARGEAIGKAFVGSLTLGAGQFCTNPGLILAVDSPGLDAFIAGAAEALTGVAAQTMLTPGIHKSYCSGVEALSKHAEVTTIARGLAGETHQGQAALFSTTGAAFLANHDLQEEVFGSSSLVVRCKDEAELRAVLLALEGQLTAAIHIDAADHDAARALLPVLERKVGRILVNGFGTGVEVSHAMVHGGPYPATSDSRTTSVGSLAIARFLRPVSYQDIPADLLPTALKDENPYGLWRRLEGSLTR; encoded by the coding sequence ATGACCATCGCCGGAAACCTTTTGATCGGCGCAACCGCCGTGCGGGGCGCCAACGGCGAGATTCGCGGGATTGAAGCGGCCACTGGCGCTGAAATGGAGCCGGCCTTCGGCGGCGCGACGGCCGCAGATCTCGACAAGGCCGCGGCGCTGGCGGAAGCGGCCTTCGACATCTATCGCGAAACCAGCCTCGAAGAGCGCGCCAAGTTCCTCGAAGCCATCGCCCAGAACATCCTCGACCTTGGTGACGACCTGATCGTTCGCGCCATGGCCGAGACTGGCCTGCCCCGCGGTCGCTTGGAAGGCGAACGCGGCCGCACCGTCGGCCAACTGCGCCTGTTCGCCGGCGTGGTCCGCGACGGCGGTTTTCTGGACGTGCGTATCGACAAGGCGCTGCCCGATCGCGCGCCGGCGCCACGCCCGGATCTGCGTTTGCGCAACATCGCCATCGGTCCCGTTGGCGTGTTCGGCGCCAGCAACTTCCCCCTCGCCTTCTCGGTGGCGGGCGGCGACACCGCTTCGGCCTTGGCCGCCGGATGCCCGGTCATCGTCAAGGCCCACTCGGCCCACCCAGGCACGTCCGAACTGGTCGGTCTCGCCGTTCAGAAGGCGGTCGCCGACTGCGGCCTGCCTGAGGGCGTCTTCTCCCTCCTGTTCGACAGCGGCCGTGACGTGGGTCAAGGCTTGGTGGCCGACGCCCGGATCAAGGCCGTGGGCTTCACCGGTTCGCGCGGCGGCGGCACCGCGCTCATGAAGATCGCGGCGGCCCGGCCCGAGCCGATCCCGGTCTATGCCGAGATGAGCAGCATCAATCCGGTCGTTCTGTTCCCCAACGCCCTGGCCGCGCGCGGTGAGGCGATCGGCAAGGCTTTCGTTGGTTCGTTGACCCTGGGCGCTGGCCAGTTTTGCACCAATCCCGGCCTGATCCTGGCGGTGGACAGCCCCGGCCTTGACGCCTTCATCGCCGGTGCGGCTGAAGCGCTGACCGGCGTAGCGGCCCAGACGATGCTGACCCCCGGCATCCATAAGTCCTACTGCTCGGGCGTCGAAGCTCTGTCCAAGCACGCCGAGGTGACGACGATCGCCCGCGGCTTGGCGGGCGAGACGCACCAGGGCCAAGCGGCACTGTTCTCGACCACGGGCGCGGCCTTCCTGGCCAACCACGATCTGCAGGAAGAAGTGTTCGGTTCATCTTCCCTGGTCGTACGCTGCAAGGACGAGGCGGAACTGCGCGCTGTGCTCTTGGCTCTCGAAGGCCAGCTAACCGCCGCCATCCATATCGACGCCGCCGATCATGACGCCGCGCGCGCGCTGCTGCCGGTGCTGGAACGCAAGGTTGGACGCATCCTGGTCAACGGTTTTGGCACGGGGGTGGAGGTTTCCCACGCCATGGTCCACGGCGGCCCCTATCCGGCGACTTCCGACAGCCGGACGACCTCGGTCGGCAGTTTGGCCATCGCCCGCTTCCTGCGGCCGGTCAGCTACCAGGACATCCCGGCGGACCTGCTGCCGACGGCGTTGAAGGACGAGAATCCCTACGGCCTGTGGCGTCGCCTGGAAGGCTCGCTCACCCGTTAA
- a CDS encoding SMP-30/gluconolactonase/LRE family protein, which translates to MTDVQCVWPVEAELGEGPVWMAGENAIWFVDIKKKNIHRFEPSTGRRDTWAAPDQPGFIVPRKAGGWVAGLKTGLHHFDPPSRAFNLVARVEPPELNNRLNDGFVDAHGRLWFGSMHDGETDLTGALYRFDGADLVRCDDGYCITNGPTASPDGRTLYHTDTLKKTIYAFDLDDKGALSNKRVFVQIEDGAGYPDGPVVDAEGCLWTGLFAGWGARRYSPKGELIDFVKLPCANVTKIAFGGADLKTVYATTAFKGMSAEERKAQPLAGGLFSFQVETPGLPQSLFNG; encoded by the coding sequence ATGACGGACGTTCAGTGCGTGTGGCCGGTCGAAGCCGAGCTTGGCGAAGGTCCGGTGTGGATGGCGGGCGAGAACGCCATTTGGTTCGTCGATATCAAGAAGAAGAACATCCACCGCTTCGAGCCATCAACCGGGCGACGTGACACATGGGCCGCGCCGGATCAGCCGGGCTTCATCGTCCCGCGCAAGGCCGGTGGCTGGGTTGCTGGCCTGAAGACCGGGCTGCACCATTTCGATCCGCCCAGCCGCGCCTTCAATCTGGTTGCGCGCGTCGAGCCGCCTGAGCTGAACAACAGGCTCAATGACGGCTTCGTCGATGCGCATGGCCGACTGTGGTTTGGCTCGATGCACGATGGCGAGACTGACCTGACAGGCGCCCTCTACCGCTTTGACGGCGCCGACCTCGTCCGCTGCGATGACGGCTACTGCATCACCAACGGGCCGACCGCCAGCCCGGATGGGCGTACGCTCTATCACACCGATACGTTGAAGAAGACGATCTACGCCTTTGATCTTGATGACAAAGGCGCTTTGTCGAACAAGCGTGTCTTTGTCCAGATCGAGGACGGGGCCGGCTATCCTGACGGGCCTGTCGTGGACGCGGAAGGATGCCTGTGGACAGGCCTGTTCGCCGGATGGGGCGCGCGCCGCTATTCGCCGAAGGGCGAACTGATCGACTTCGTGAAGCTGCCTTGCGCCAACGTCACTAAGATCGCGTTCGGCGGAGCGGACCTGAAGACGGTCTATGCGACGACCGCCTTCAAGGGGATGAGCGCCGAAGAGCGAAAGGCCCAGCCTCTCGCCGGAGGCCTGTTCAGCTTCCAGGTCGAGACGCCGGGCCTTCCTCAGTCGTTGTTTAACGGGTGA
- a CDS encoding P1 family peptidase produces the protein MMRSGPLNLITDVSGFTVGSAVDQAAATGVTTLFCGGLWKAGVDVRGGGPGVRETDTLSPENLVGAAHAIVLTGGSVFGLGAADGVAAGLSARNVGLRLQSHTPAIPIVPAAVLHDLGNEGDKAWGLEPPYRRLGLETIEAASDRFALGSVGAGWGAKAGVVRGGLGSASVDLADGLMVGALVAVNPAGSVYMPDGETFWAWPFELDGEFGGRRPSGEMSAPEPIPDDTKLARMGRLQAGSNTTIAVVAVNADLTGVECKRLAIMAQDGLARAIRPVHTPFDGDTVFSVASGEVSLGEGAGRNLKVARLGSAAADCLARAIARGVHHAAKG, from the coding sequence TTGATGCGTTCCGGCCCGCTCAATCTGATCACTGACGTTTCGGGTTTCACTGTCGGGAGCGCGGTTGACCAAGCCGCAGCGACGGGCGTGACGACACTCTTTTGCGGCGGTTTATGGAAGGCCGGCGTCGATGTGCGGGGCGGCGGGCCGGGTGTACGGGAAACCGACACCCTGTCTCCAGAAAACCTGGTCGGCGCCGCGCACGCCATCGTCCTGACCGGCGGCTCGGTTTTCGGTCTGGGCGCCGCCGACGGTGTGGCGGCAGGACTGTCCGCTCGTAATGTCGGCCTGCGCCTCCAATCGCACACGCCCGCCATTCCCATTGTGCCTGCCGCGGTTCTGCACGATCTGGGCAACGAGGGCGACAAGGCATGGGGTCTGGAGCCGCCCTACCGCCGGTTGGGGCTGGAGACGATCGAGGCAGCGAGCGACCGGTTCGCGCTCGGTTCCGTGGGCGCGGGGTGGGGCGCCAAGGCGGGCGTTGTGAGGGGCGGTCTTGGATCGGCGTCGGTCGATCTCGCCGACGGCCTCATGGTCGGCGCGCTGGTCGCCGTCAATCCGGCGGGATCGGTCTACATGCCCGACGGCGAGACGTTCTGGGCATGGCCGTTCGAGCTGGACGGCGAGTTCGGCGGCCGCCGACCGTCCGGCGAAATGTCCGCGCCAGAACCCATTCCGGATGACACAAAGCTCGCGCGGATGGGCCGGCTGCAGGCGGGCAGCAACACCACCATCGCCGTGGTCGCCGTGAACGCCGACCTGACCGGGGTGGAGTGCAAGCGGCTCGCGATCATGGCTCAGGACGGTCTGGCTCGCGCCATTCGACCCGTTCACACGCCTTTTGACGGCGACACGGTGTTCAGCGTGGCCAGCGGGGAAGTTTCGCTAGGCGAGGGCGCTGGGCGAAATCTGAAGGTGGCTCGGCTGGGCTCAGCCGCCGCCGACTGTCTTGCGCGAGCGATCGCCCGAGGCGTCCATCACGCCGCCAAAGGCTAG
- a CDS encoding aldose 1-epimerase, translating to MIRLATERGEIEIRPELGAGVTVFRWDGRDVLRPTPADADDVLQTGNFVLAPFCNRIRDGVFNFEGRQVLLAPNLGDHPHALHGQAWRQAWRVVTQTASSIELAYDHAPGDWPWRYEAAQTISLTDTGLVHTATLTNTDVHPMPAGLGFHPAFPAPPGTHLRADVRGVWMIDDEVMPTDWRPMGWGPDWRTGVAVESGVFVDNSYTDWGGVAVLSGRDRPSVRLEGSSNCPWLHVFAPVGGGFVCVEPVSNRPDPFNGEDSGIQVLAAGEAMTVSMRLTVD from the coding sequence TTGATCAGACTAGCGACCGAACGCGGCGAGATCGAAATTCGGCCTGAACTGGGCGCTGGCGTGACCGTCTTCCGCTGGGATGGCCGGGACGTTCTGCGACCAACACCAGCCGATGCTGACGATGTTCTGCAAACCGGTAACTTCGTGCTGGCACCGTTCTGCAATCGCATCCGCGACGGCGTCTTCAACTTCGAGGGGCGCCAGGTGCTATTGGCGCCCAATCTTGGCGATCACCCTCACGCGCTGCACGGCCAAGCCTGGCGTCAGGCATGGCGCGTGGTGACCCAGACAGCCTCCAGCATCGAACTGGCCTACGATCATGCGCCGGGCGATTGGCCGTGGCGTTACGAGGCGGCGCAGACCATCAGCCTGACCGACACGGGCCTAGTTCACACGGCGACCCTGACCAACACTGATGTTCATCCCATGCCAGCGGGGCTTGGCTTTCACCCCGCTTTCCCCGCGCCGCCGGGGACACATCTGCGGGCCGACGTCCGTGGCGTGTGGATGATCGATGACGAGGTCATGCCGACCGATTGGCGGCCTATGGGCTGGGGCCCGGACTGGCGCACGGGTGTAGCGGTCGAAAGCGGCGTGTTTGTGGATAACAGCTACACCGACTGGGGCGGCGTAGCCGTGCTGTCAGGGCGGGATCGGCCGAGCGTGAGGCTCGAAGGCTCGTCCAATTGCCCATGGCTGCATGTTTTCGCCCCGGTGGGCGGCGGTTTTGTGTGTGTGGAGCCGGTGAGCAATCGACCCGACCCCTTCAACGGCGAGGACAGTGGGATACAGGTTCTTGCGGCAGGCGAGGCGATGACGGTGTCCATGCGTCTGACGGTGGATTGA
- a CDS encoding CPBP family glutamic-type intramembrane protease, with amino-acid sequence MTTLFSGLTADTLLTLALQLAILAAMIAAVCLGRRRTPDLPSLTWLFGALAVTLLALFLSPAALIAPGLQLAWNWDGKVLSILATFAIIAAAPGLSFREAGFTLSQNGGTRPALLCAALTCIVLWTASYTLFTPAAPPTVEALAFQATMPGLHEEPLFRGMALLLLARAIAPVDDRRFNLMGARIGWGGVLITLFFALGQGVAVFQSQPMISWVGVMFSAAAGFALLWMRERTGSLVIPILAHNVLSVGNQFLG; translated from the coding sequence ATGACCACCCTGTTCAGCGGCTTGACGGCCGACACCCTTCTGACACTAGCACTGCAGTTGGCGATCCTCGCCGCGATGATCGCGGCCGTATGCCTGGGGCGGCGACGCACACCGGATTTGCCGAGCCTCACCTGGCTGTTCGGCGCGCTCGCCGTGACCCTGCTGGCTCTGTTCCTGTCGCCAGCCGCGTTGATCGCGCCCGGGCTGCAGTTGGCGTGGAACTGGGACGGTAAGGTCCTGTCGATCCTGGCCACCTTCGCGATCATCGCCGCGGCGCCGGGCCTGTCATTTCGCGAAGCCGGCTTTACCTTAAGCCAGAACGGCGGGACCCGGCCAGCGTTGCTCTGCGCGGCGTTGACCTGCATCGTCCTCTGGACGGCGAGCTACACCCTGTTCACCCCGGCGGCGCCCCCGACGGTCGAAGCCCTGGCCTTTCAGGCGACCATGCCTGGCCTTCACGAGGAGCCGCTGTTTCGCGGCATGGCTTTGTTACTGTTGGCCCGGGCGATCGCGCCCGTGGATGATCGCCGTTTCAATCTAATGGGAGCCCGTATCGGCTGGGGCGGGGTGCTGATCACCCTTTTCTTCGCTCTTGGCCAAGGCGTCGCGGTCTTTCAAAGCCAGCCGATGATAAGTTGGGTCGGGGTGATGTTCAGTGCTGCGGCCGGCTTCGCTCTGCTGTGGATGCGCGAGCGGACCGGCAGCCTTGTAATCCCGATCCTGGCTCACAACGTACTTAGTGTCGGAAATCAGTTCCTCGGCTGA